Proteins from a genomic interval of Streptomyces fodineus:
- a CDS encoding ABC transporter substrate-binding protein: MRQPSAIARRVAAASVSLVVAAGAAACGPKDNDAKGSGGDSTPHKGGTLTVLNSEPQTDFDPARLYTSGGGNVPSLVFRTLTTRNRENGAAGAKVVPDLATDTGRPSRNATVWTYTLKKGLKYEDGTPITSADIKYGIERSFAPELSGGAPYLRDWLVGAADYQGPYKDKKGLSAIETPDARTIVFQLDKPEGEFPFLATQTQFTPVPQSKDNGTKYEEHPVSSGPYKVVKNENDGEHLVLTRNTYWSAGVDDQRKAYPDTIDVRSGLDSSVINQRLSASQGTDAAAVTTDTNLGPAELAKVSGDKELAARVGTGHFGYTNYIAFNPTVKPFDNPKVRQAIAYAVDRSSVVNAAGGSALAESATTFLPDQKSFGYTPYDPFPAGASGNPAKAKELLAQAGYKNGLTVTLTHSNAKDFETSPEIATAVQDALKKAGITVKLQGLENNDYRDKIHSVKTEPGFFLAHWGADWPSGGPFLAPIFDGRQIVKDGANFNTGLLNDTSVNDEIDAINKLTDLDAAAKRWGALDKKIGEKALVVPLFHPVYKRLYGKDVKNIVISDWTGVLDISRVAVK; this comes from the coding sequence ATGCGTCAACCGTCCGCCATAGCGCGCCGCGTGGCAGCGGCATCCGTCAGCCTGGTCGTGGCAGCGGGCGCCGCCGCCTGCGGCCCGAAGGACAACGATGCCAAGGGCTCAGGTGGCGACTCCACGCCCCACAAGGGCGGCACCCTCACGGTGCTGAACTCCGAGCCGCAGACCGATTTCGACCCCGCCCGCCTCTACACCTCCGGCGGCGGAAACGTCCCTTCACTGGTCTTCCGCACCCTCACCACCCGCAACCGCGAGAACGGCGCGGCCGGCGCCAAGGTCGTCCCCGACCTCGCCACCGACACCGGGCGCCCCAGCAGGAACGCGACCGTGTGGACGTACACCTTGAAGAAGGGCCTCAAGTACGAGGACGGTACGCCGATCACCTCGGCCGACATCAAGTACGGCATCGAGCGTTCCTTCGCCCCCGAACTCTCCGGCGGCGCACCCTACTTGAGGGACTGGCTGGTCGGTGCGGCCGACTACCAGGGCCCCTACAAGGACAAGAAGGGGCTCTCGGCGATCGAGACGCCGGACGCGCGGACCATCGTCTTCCAGCTGGACAAGCCCGAGGGCGAGTTCCCGTTCCTCGCCACGCAGACGCAGTTCACCCCGGTGCCGCAGAGCAAGGACAACGGCACCAAGTACGAGGAGCACCCGGTCTCGTCCGGCCCGTACAAGGTCGTCAAGAACGAGAACGACGGCGAGCACCTGGTCCTTACGCGCAACACGTACTGGTCGGCGGGCGTCGACGACCAGCGCAAGGCCTACCCGGACACGATCGACGTCCGCTCCGGGCTCGACTCGTCCGTGATCAACCAGCGGCTGTCCGCGTCCCAAGGGACGGACGCTGCGGCGGTCACCACGGACACCAACCTCGGTCCCGCCGAACTCGCCAAGGTCAGCGGGGACAAGGAACTGGCCGCGCGCGTGGGCACCGGCCACTTCGGCTACACGAACTACATCGCGTTCAACCCGACCGTGAAGCCCTTCGACAACCCGAAGGTGCGGCAGGCGATCGCCTACGCCGTCGACCGTTCCTCGGTGGTCAACGCGGCCGGCGGCAGCGCGCTCGCCGAGTCCGCGACCACCTTCCTGCCCGACCAGAAGTCCTTCGGCTACACGCCGTACGACCCGTTCCCGGCGGGCGCGTCGGGCAACCCGGCCAAGGCCAAGGAACTGCTGGCGCAGGCCGGCTACAAGAACGGCCTCACGGTGACGCTGACCCACTCCAACGCCAAGGACTTCGAGACCAGCCCGGAGATCGCGACCGCCGTCCAGGACGCGCTCAAGAAGGCCGGCATCACGGTCAAGCTGCAGGGTCTGGAGAACAACGACTACCGGGACAAGATCCACAGCGTGAAGACCGAGCCCGGCTTCTTCCTCGCGCACTGGGGTGCCGACTGGCCCTCCGGCGGCCCGTTCCTCGCCCCGATCTTCGACGGCCGCCAGATCGTCAAGGACGGCGCGAACTTCAACACGGGCCTGCTCAATGACACGTCGGTCAATGACGAGATTGACGCGATCAATAAGTTGACCGACCTTGACGCTGCCGCCAAGCGCTGGGGTGCACTGGACAAGAAGATCGGCGAGAAGGCCCTCGTCGTGCCGCTGTTCCACCCGGTCTACAAGCGTTTGTACGGCAAGGACGTCAAGAACATCGTCATCAGCGACTGGACCGGCGTCCTCGACATCTCCCGGGTCGCGGTGAAGTAG
- a CDS encoding DUF3152 domain-containing protein, translating to MPGRGVPRLPDGTPARGVSRLPDGTPTQGVPRLSDGTPAQGVPRFADGMPGRGVPRLPDGTPARGVSRLPDGTPTQGVPRLSDGTPAQGVPRFPDGTPAHGTPRLPGGTPAHGTPGLPDGTPARGVPRLPDGTPVHGVPRLHPGAPTRGGHPEQREPGGGWGEFAGAGGPGAVLPRQRPAGYGPGAGPRQEYLDAFAGGRGGDAGLEDDADVFVPRARGPRPAEEHPADAPEADGGDAPAVGLPGQRSAGLTEQPSVDVPAQRTGGKGRAFTGIAAAAVTTVLAVVVAGQVAGKHDRGAVESRSAADQARDAQTPGGQAPSGSPGTVTLSYEQQMDRTYPLSATLKGSGKFEAVPGFAKAPGTGQKYTYRVDIEQGLGLDGELFAEAVQKTLNDDRSWGHGGTRTFERISSGKPDFVITLASPGTTATWCAKSGLDTTEDNVSCDSASTERVMINAYRWAQGSKTYGDKIHAYRQMLINHEVGHRLGHGHVTCQKDGELAPVMQQQTKFLDHDGIHCLPNPWPYPKS from the coding sequence ATGCCTGGGCGGGGTGTGCCGCGTTTGCCTGACGGCACGCCCGCGCGTGGTGTGTCCCGTCTTCCCGATGGGACCCCCACGCAGGGGGTTCCGCGTTTGTCCGACGGCACCCCGGCGCAGGGCGTCCCTCGTTTCGCCGATGGCATGCCTGGGCGGGGTGTGCCGCGTTTGCCTGACGGCACGCCCGCGCGTGGTGTGTCCCGTCTTCCCGATGGGACCCCCACGCAGGGGGTTCCGCGTTTGTCCGACGGCACCCCCGCGCAGGGCGTCCCCCGTTTCCCCGATGGGACCCCCGCCCACGGCACGCCGAGGCTGCCCGGCGGCACCCCCGCCCACGGCACGCCGGGGCTGCCCGACGGCACGCCCGCGCGTGGTGTGCCCAGGCTTCCCGACGGCACCCCCGTCCACGGTGTCCCCCGTCTCCACCCCGGTGCTCCCACGCGTGGTGGGCACCCCGAGCAGCGGGAACCCGGCGGTGGCTGGGGCGAGTTCGCGGGGGCGGGTGGTCCCGGTGCGGTGCTTCCCCGGCAGCGGCCCGCGGGATACGGGCCCGGCGCCGGACCCCGGCAGGAGTACCTCGACGCCTTCGCCGGCGGGCGGGGCGGCGATGCCGGGCTCGAGGACGACGCCGACGTCTTTGTGCCCCGCGCGCGGGGGCCTCGCCCCGCCGAGGAGCACCCGGCCGACGCGCCGGAGGCGGACGGCGGCGACGCACCCGCGGTCGGCCTGCCCGGGCAGCGCTCCGCCGGCCTGACCGAACAGCCCTCCGTCGACGTCCCCGCACAGCGCACCGGCGGCAAGGGCCGGGCCTTCACCGGCATCGCGGCGGCCGCCGTCACCACCGTGCTCGCGGTGGTCGTCGCCGGGCAGGTGGCCGGGAAGCACGACCGCGGCGCCGTGGAATCGAGGTCCGCCGCCGACCAGGCCCGTGACGCACAGACCCCGGGAGGGCAGGCCCCCTCGGGCTCGCCCGGCACGGTCACGCTGTCGTACGAGCAGCAGATGGACCGGACGTACCCGCTCAGCGCCACGCTGAAGGGCTCGGGGAAGTTCGAGGCCGTGCCCGGGTTCGCCAAGGCCCCCGGCACGGGGCAGAAGTACACCTACCGCGTGGACATCGAGCAGGGTCTCGGGCTGGACGGCGAGCTGTTCGCCGAGGCCGTGCAGAAGACCCTGAACGACGACCGCAGTTGGGGCCACGGCGGCACCCGTACCTTCGAGCGGATCTCCTCCGGCAAGCCCGACTTCGTGATCACGCTGGCGAGTCCTGGTACGACCGCCACGTGGTGCGCCAAGTCCGGGCTGGACACCACGGAGGACAACGTCTCCTGCGACTCGGCCTCCACCGAACGAGTGATGATCAATGCATACAGGTGGGCCCAGGGCAGTAAGACATATGGGGACAAGATCCACGCCTATCGGCAGATGTTGATCAATCATGAGGTCGGTCACCGGCTCGGTCATGGCCATGTGACCTGCCAGAAGGACGGCGAACTCGCCCCCGTCATGCAGCAGCAGACCAAGTTCCTGGACCATGACGGAATCCACTGTCTGCCCAACCCCTGGCCCTATCCCAAGAGTTGA
- a CDS encoding ferritin-like fold-containing protein has translation MTSSDKPENDSAAPTGVAAQDWAQASADPQYRAAVVDLLGALAYGELAAFERLAEDAKLAPTLADKAELAKMASAEFHHFERLRNRLTEIGEEPTAAMDPFVAALDGFHKQTAPSDWLEGLVKAYVGDSIASDFYREVAARLDSDTRELVLAVLDDTGHAEFAVEKVRAAIDADPRVGGRLALWARRLMGEALSQSQRVVADRDALSTMLVGGVAAGFDLAEVGRMFSRITEAHTKRMAALGLAA, from the coding sequence ATGACTAGCTCTGACAAGCCTGAGAACGACTCCGCAGCGCCCACGGGCGTCGCCGCCCAGGACTGGGCGCAGGCCTCCGCCGACCCGCAGTACCGCGCCGCCGTCGTGGATCTGCTCGGCGCGCTCGCGTACGGGGAGCTGGCGGCGTTCGAGCGGCTCGCGGAGGACGCGAAGCTGGCGCCGACCCTCGCGGACAAGGCGGAGCTGGCGAAGATGGCCTCGGCCGAGTTCCACCACTTCGAGCGGCTGCGGAACCGGCTGACCGAGATCGGCGAGGAGCCGACGGCGGCCATGGACCCGTTCGTCGCGGCCCTGGACGGCTTCCACAAGCAGACCGCGCCCTCGGACTGGCTGGAGGGCCTGGTCAAGGCGTACGTCGGCGACTCGATCGCGAGCGACTTCTACCGGGAGGTCGCGGCGCGTCTCGACTCCGACACGCGTGAACTGGTTCTCGCCGTTCTCGACGACACCGGGCATGCCGAGTTCGCGGTGGAGAAGGTGCGGGCCGCCATCGACGCCGACCCGCGCGTGGGCGGCCGGCTGGCACTGTGGGCGCGGCGGCTGATGGGCGAGGCGCTGTCGCAGTCCCAGCGGGTGGTCGCCGACCGGGACGCGCTGTCCACGATGCTCGTGGGCGGGGTGGCCGCCGGGTTCGATCTCGCCGAGGTCGGGAGGATGTTCTCGCGGATCACCGAGGCGCACACCAAGCGGATGGCCGCGCTGGGCCTCGCGGCCTGA
- a CDS encoding alpha/beta fold hydrolase, whose translation MSSTESPSVPAASVLPKVAPVRVGEGERLRSVGLPGVTLSIRSRRTAREGLPPALYVHGLGGSSQNWSSLMAALDGVVDSEAVDLPGFGDSPPPDDGNYSVTGHARAVIRYLDAAGRGPVHLFGNSLGGAVTTRVAAVRPDLVRTLTLVSPALPELRIQRTAAPTALLGVPGVATLFTRITSEWTAEQRVRGVMALCYGDPSRVSPEAFQDAVEELERRLQLPYFWDAMARSARGIVNAYTLGGQHGLWRQAERVLAPTLLIYGGRDQLVGFRMAHRAARTFRASRLLSLPDAGHVAMMEYPDVVATAVRELLTDTGHGVTDSGMGS comes from the coding sequence ATGTCTTCGACCGAGTCGCCCTCCGTGCCGGCCGCCAGTGTGCTCCCGAAGGTGGCGCCCGTCCGGGTCGGCGAGGGCGAGCGGCTGCGGTCCGTGGGGCTGCCCGGAGTCACCCTGTCGATCCGTTCCCGCCGTACCGCGCGCGAGGGCCTCCCACCGGCGCTGTACGTCCACGGGCTCGGCGGTTCCTCGCAGAACTGGTCGTCGCTGATGGCCGCGCTGGACGGCGTCGTGGACAGCGAGGCGGTCGACCTGCCGGGCTTCGGCGACTCCCCGCCCCCGGACGACGGGAACTACTCCGTCACCGGGCACGCGCGCGCGGTGATCCGCTATCTCGACGCGGCCGGCCGCGGTCCGGTCCACCTGTTCGGCAACTCGCTCGGCGGAGCGGTCACCACGCGCGTGGCCGCCGTACGACCCGATCTCGTCCGTACGCTCACGCTCGTGTCGCCCGCCCTGCCGGAGCTGCGCATCCAGCGCACGGCGGCGCCGACCGCACTGCTCGGCGTCCCCGGTGTCGCCACCCTGTTCACCCGGATCACCAGCGAGTGGACGGCGGAGCAGCGGGTGCGCGGGGTGATGGCCCTCTGCTACGGCGACCCCTCGCGGGTGTCGCCCGAGGCGTTCCAGGACGCCGTGGAGGAGCTCGAGCGGCGGCTGCAGCTGCCGTACTTCTGGGACGCGATGGCCCGCTCCGCGCGCGGGATCGTCAACGCCTACACGCTCGGCGGACAGCACGGGCTGTGGCGCCAGGCCGAGCGGGTGCTCGCGCCGACCCTGCTCATCTACGGCGGCCGTGACCAGCTCGTCGGCTTCCGCATGGCCCACCGGGCCGCCCGCACCTTCCGCGCCTCCCGCCTGCTGTCCCTGCCGGACGCCGGGCACGTGGCGATGATGGAGTACCCGGACGTGGTGGCCACGGCGGTCCGCGAGCTCCTCACGGACACGGGGCATGGCGTCACCGATTCGGGCATGGGGAGCTGA
- a CDS encoding dipeptide ABC transporter ATP-binding protein: MSLVDVTDLTVEFGSLRAVDGLSFSLSKGAALALVGESGSGKSTVAGALLGLHRGTGARVSGSVRVAGTDVQAAGDEELRRLRGAKAAMVFQDPLSSLDPYYAIGDQIAEVHRVHARVSRRTARARAVEVLERVGIPDAVRRSRSRPHEFSGGMRQRALIAMALACEPDLLIADEPTTALDVTVQAQILDLLHTLREETGMGLLLVTHDVGVAAESVDDILVMRHGRAVERGPVGTVLKAPAEAYTRELLDAVPRVDARRTGSQASGEVVLEATGLRREFGRGRRAFAAVDDVSVTVRRGETLGVVGESGSGKTTLGRMLVGLLEPTTGAIRYQGRPHTTVNPAVQMVFQDPVSSLNPRRSVGESIADPLRARGGDDEERIRGRVAELLERVGLEGAHYGRYPHEFSGGQRQRIGIARALAAEPSVIVCDEPVSALDVTTQAQVIELLGELQRELGLALVFIAHDLAVVRQVSDRVAVMRRGRLVEYGPADEVYDSPREPYTKQLLTAVPALDPELAARRRTARRDAAVA; encoded by the coding sequence ATGAGCCTGGTGGACGTCACGGACCTGACCGTCGAGTTCGGCTCGCTGCGGGCCGTCGACGGCCTCTCCTTCAGCCTGTCGAAGGGCGCCGCGCTGGCCCTCGTCGGCGAGTCCGGCTCCGGCAAGTCCACGGTCGCGGGCGCCCTGCTGGGCCTGCACCGGGGTACGGGGGCCCGGGTCTCCGGCTCGGTGCGGGTGGCCGGTACGGACGTACAGGCGGCCGGGGACGAGGAGTTGCGGCGTCTGCGCGGCGCCAAGGCCGCCATGGTCTTCCAGGACCCGCTGTCCTCGCTGGACCCGTACTACGCGATCGGCGACCAGATCGCCGAGGTCCACCGCGTGCACGCGCGCGTGTCGCGTCGTACCGCACGCGCGCGTGCCGTGGAGGTGCTGGAGCGGGTTGGAATTCCGGACGCGGTACGGCGGTCCCGGTCCCGCCCGCACGAGTTCAGCGGTGGCATGCGCCAGCGCGCCCTCATCGCCATGGCCCTCGCCTGCGAGCCGGACCTGCTGATCGCCGACGAGCCGACCACCGCCCTCGACGTCACCGTCCAGGCCCAGATCCTCGACCTGCTGCACACGCTGCGCGAGGAGACCGGCATGGGTCTGCTGCTGGTCACCCATGACGTGGGCGTCGCCGCCGAGAGCGTGGACGACATCCTCGTCATGCGGCACGGCAGGGCCGTCGAGCGCGGCCCGGTCGGCACCGTCCTCAAGGCTCCCGCCGAGGCGTACACCCGCGAGCTCCTCGACGCCGTCCCGCGCGTGGACGCCCGCCGCACCGGCTCCCAGGCCTCCGGCGAGGTCGTGCTGGAGGCCACCGGGCTGCGGCGCGAATTCGGGCGCGGCAGGCGGGCGTTCGCGGCCGTGGACGACGTCTCGGTGACCGTCCGCCGCGGCGAGACCCTCGGTGTCGTCGGCGAGAGCGGCAGCGGCAAGACCACGCTCGGCCGGATGCTGGTCGGGCTGCTGGAGCCGACCACCGGTGCGATCCGCTACCAAGGGCGCCCGCACACCACGGTGAACCCGGCCGTCCAGATGGTCTTCCAGGACCCCGTCTCCTCCCTCAACCCCCGCCGCAGCGTGGGCGAATCCATCGCCGACCCGCTACGCGCGCGTGGCGGAGACGACGAGGAGCGCATCCGGGGGCGCGTTGCGGAACTGCTGGAGCGCGTGGGGCTCGAAGGGGCGCACTACGGCCGCTACCCGCACGAGTTCAGTGGCGGCCAGCGCCAGCGCATCGGCATCGCCCGCGCGCTCGCCGCCGAACCGAGCGTCATCGTCTGCGACGAGCCGGTCTCCGCGCTCGACGTGACCACGCAGGCCCAGGTGATCGAGCTGCTCGGCGAACTCCAGCGGGAACTCGGCCTCGCACTGGTCTTCATCGCGCACGACCTCGCCGTCGTACGGCAGGTCAGCGACCGGGTCGCGGTGATGCGCCGGGGCCGGCTCGTCGAGTACGGGCCGGCGGACGAGGTGTACGACAGCCCGCGTGAGCCGTACACCAAGCAGCTCCTGACCGCCGTACCCGCACTCGACCCGGAACTGGCGGCCCGGCGGCGCACGGCCCGGCGGGACGCGGCCGTGGCGTAA
- a CDS encoding ABC transporter permease, which produces MSETLVAVGAAGAESSVPAASGARRFWRRLRAQRVALVAAAVVALLVLIALAAPLLTALEGQDPTTYHPSLIDSARGGVPVGSLGGISAGHWLGVEPQTGRDLFARLVYGARVSLGVALAATVVQVALGVAVGVAAALGNRWVDQLLSRATDIIVAMPLMIMSLALLSIVPSGFPRPVLVTLVIGLIAWGTIAKIVRAQTLTLKGLDHVAAARLSGWGTWRVARRELLPGLAAPVITYAALLVPTNISVEAALSFLGVGVKPPTPSWGQMLTDADVWYQAAPQYLLWPAGALFVTVLALTVLGDGVRTALDPRAASRLRVGTGREDAGAKTDREATA; this is translated from the coding sequence GTGAGCGAGACACTTGTCGCCGTCGGCGCCGCCGGGGCGGAATCGTCCGTCCCGGCGGCCTCGGGGGCCCGCCGGTTCTGGCGGCGGCTGCGCGCGCAGCGCGTCGCCCTGGTCGCCGCGGCCGTCGTCGCGCTGCTCGTCCTGATCGCGCTCGCCGCGCCGCTGCTCACCGCCCTGGAGGGGCAGGATCCCACCACGTACCACCCGTCCCTGATCGACTCCGCGCGCGGGGGCGTGCCCGTAGGCTCCCTCGGCGGCATCAGTGCCGGCCACTGGCTGGGCGTCGAACCGCAGACCGGACGCGACCTGTTCGCCCGGCTCGTCTACGGGGCGCGGGTGTCGCTGGGCGTCGCCCTCGCCGCCACGGTGGTGCAGGTCGCCCTCGGCGTCGCGGTCGGTGTGGCCGCCGCGCTCGGCAACCGATGGGTTGATCAACTGTTGAGCCGGGCCACGGACATCATCGTCGCGATGCCGCTCATGATCATGTCGTTGGCGCTGCTGTCCATCGTGCCCTCCGGCTTCCCGCGGCCCGTCCTGGTCACCCTGGTCATCGGCCTGATCGCCTGGGGCACCATCGCGAAGATCGTGCGGGCCCAGACGCTCACCCTGAAGGGCCTCGACCATGTCGCCGCCGCCCGGCTGAGCGGCTGGGGCACCTGGCGGGTCGCCCGCCGTGAGCTGCTGCCCGGCCTCGCGGCACCGGTCATCACCTACGCCGCGCTGCTGGTGCCCACGAACATCTCCGTCGAGGCGGCCCTGTCCTTCCTCGGCGTCGGCGTGAAGCCGCCCACTCCCTCCTGGGGGCAGATGCTGACCGACGCCGACGTCTGGTACCAGGCCGCGCCCCAGTACCTGCTGTGGCCGGCCGGCGCCCTGTTCGTCACCGTTCTCGCCCTCACCGTCCTCGGCGACGGCGTGCGCACGGCACTCGACCCCCGCGCGGCCTCCCGCCTGCGCGTCGGCACCGGCCGCGAGGATGCCGGCGCCAAGACCGACAGGGAGGCGACCGCATGA
- a CDS encoding Ms4533A family Cys-rich leader peptide: MWSSHAASDSAAIELALLGVTALCVADIHCR, encoded by the coding sequence ATGTGGTCTAGTCATGCCGCCTCCGACAGCGCCGCCATCGAGCTGGCGCTCCTCGGCGTGACCGCACTCTGCGTGGCCGACATCCACTGTCGCTGA
- a CDS encoding DUF3107 domain-containing protein, producing the protein MEVKIGVQHAPREIVLESGQSVDEVERVVFEALAGKTQLLSLEDEKGRKVLVPTDRLAYVEIGAPTVRKVGFGAL; encoded by the coding sequence GTGGAGGTCAAGATCGGCGTGCAGCACGCGCCCCGCGAGATCGTTCTGGAGAGCGGTCAGAGCGTCGACGAGGTCGAGCGCGTGGTGTTCGAGGCCCTGGCCGGAAAGACGCAGCTCCTCAGCCTCGAGGACGAGAAGGGCCGCAAGGTCCTGGTGCCGACGGACCGCCTGGCGTACGTGGAGATCGGCGCGCCGACCGTGCGCAAGGTGGGATTCGGCGCGCTTTAG
- a CDS encoding TetR/AcrR family transcriptional regulator produces the protein MTAIEQTEAARPRGTRLPRRARRNQLLGAAQEVFVAQGYHAAAMDDIAERAGVSKPVLYQHFPGKLDLYLALLDQHCESLIQAVRSALASTTDNKQRVRATMDAYFAYVEDDGGAFRLVFESDLTNEPAVRERVDKVTNDCAEAICDVIAEDTGLSRAESMLLASGLGGLAQVVARSWLHSDRSVPRDQAVQLLTSLAWRGIAGFPLHGSEHH, from the coding sequence GTGACAGCCATCGAGCAAACTGAGGCGGCACGCCCACGTGGCACCCGTCTGCCGCGCCGAGCCCGACGGAACCAGCTGCTGGGCGCCGCCCAGGAGGTTTTCGTCGCGCAGGGCTATCACGCGGCGGCGATGGACGACATCGCCGAGCGCGCCGGCGTCAGCAAGCCGGTGCTCTACCAGCACTTTCCCGGCAAGCTCGACCTCTACCTCGCCCTGCTGGACCAGCACTGCGAGTCGCTGATCCAGGCCGTGCGCAGCGCGCTTGCGTCGACGACCGACAACAAGCAGCGCGTCCGGGCGACGATGGACGCCTATTTCGCGTACGTCGAGGACGACGGCGGCGCGTTCCGCCTGGTCTTCGAGTCGGACCTGACGAACGAGCCCGCGGTGCGCGAGCGCGTCGACAAGGTCACCAACGACTGCGCCGAGGCGATCTGCGACGTCATCGCCGAGGACACCGGGCTGTCGCGCGCGGAGTCGATGCTGCTCGCCTCCGGCCTCGGCGGGCTCGCCCAGGTGGTGGCCCGTTCCTGGCTGCACAGCGACCGCAGCGTGCCGCGCGACCAGGCGGTGCAGCTGCTTACCTCGCTGGCCTGGCGGGGCATCGCCGGCTTCCCGCTGCACGGCAGCGAACACCACTGA
- a CDS encoding ABC transporter permease, with product MSGFGGFVLRRAVGMVVTLLAISVIVYVVFYVTPGNVAQITCGPRCSPEQVHQVAAQLKLGDPLYLRYWHFLAGLFVGEDFSTGTSVVHCAAPCLGQSYRTDQPVLDIILTKLPVSLSLVVGGMVVWLVLGVGTGVLSAWRRGRFSERVLTALTLAGTATPVFVIGLVLMIVVCGELQLLPFPEYVDLTDDPEQWAWNLLLPWLSLALIEAAAFARLTRASMLETLAEDHIRTFRAYGVGERAIVARHALRGALAPVIALNANNVGSAVGGAVLTETLFGLPGIGQELVHAVKAVDLPVVVGMVLVIGFFVVLANAVADVLYAVADRRVVLA from the coding sequence ATGAGCGGCTTCGGCGGCTTCGTGCTGCGCCGCGCCGTGGGCATGGTGGTCACCCTGCTCGCCATCTCGGTGATCGTCTACGTTGTCTTCTACGTCACCCCCGGCAACGTCGCCCAGATCACCTGCGGCCCGCGCTGCTCGCCGGAACAGGTGCACCAGGTCGCCGCGCAGCTGAAACTCGGGGACCCGCTGTACCTGCGCTACTGGCACTTCCTGGCGGGCCTCTTCGTGGGCGAGGACTTCTCCACGGGCACCTCGGTCGTGCACTGCGCGGCGCCCTGCCTGGGGCAGTCGTACCGGACCGACCAGCCGGTCCTGGACATCATCCTGACCAAGCTGCCGGTCAGCCTGTCGCTGGTCGTGGGCGGGATGGTGGTGTGGCTCGTCCTCGGCGTCGGCACCGGCGTGCTCTCCGCGTGGCGACGCGGCCGGTTCTCCGAGCGGGTGCTGACCGCGCTCACCCTCGCCGGCACGGCCACGCCCGTCTTCGTCATCGGCCTGGTGCTGATGATCGTCGTATGCGGCGAACTTCAGCTGCTGCCCTTCCCGGAGTACGTGGACCTCACCGACGACCCCGAGCAGTGGGCGTGGAACCTGCTGCTGCCCTGGCTGTCCCTCGCCCTGATCGAGGCGGCCGCCTTCGCCCGCCTGACCCGCGCCTCGATGCTGGAGACCCTCGCCGAGGACCACATCCGCACCTTCCGCGCCTACGGAGTCGGCGAGCGCGCGATCGTCGCACGGCACGCACTGCGCGGCGCCCTGGCGCCCGTGATCGCGCTGAACGCCAACAACGTCGGCTCGGCCGTCGGCGGTGCCGTCCTCACCGAGACCCTGTTCGGCCTGCCCGGCATCGGCCAGGAGCTGGTGCACGCGGTGAAGGCCGTCGACCTGCCGGTGGTGGTCGGCATGGTCCTGGTCATCGGCTTCTTCGTGGTCCTCGCCAACGCCGTCGCGGACGTCCTGTACGCGGTGGCCGACCGACGGGTGGTGCTCGCATGA